A genomic region of Pseudomonas abietaniphila contains the following coding sequences:
- a CDS encoding ATP-binding protein produces the protein MHGSPPTRRADATPHAASLVEGLRDIGYSLETAISDIIDNSITAGANRVRIITEVHNEEPLMAVVDDGKGMTEDELIAAMRPGSRNPLAARDEPDLGRFGLGLKSASFSQCRRMTVVSRKDGRTSAAVWDLDEVAERNEWAVQLPDHVEEIPGLDQLGTTGTLVLWQKLDRLSGGLSHNTARRSEIINRRIAETERHLRLVFHRFMQGTKSLRIFLNGRQLQALDPFVKNHPATIVDPEERLALAGGVVEIQGFTLPHHKQMTKSEWDDIAGPEGHLKSQGFYLYRGGRLIVYGTWFGLCRQSELTKLSRVRIDIPNSMDADWKIDVKKSSAQLPPAVRDRLRQVIERIQSASKRTYIKRGQKLVDQERLPMWNRIQANGQIRYRPNIDHPAFSDFADNLSPALQRGFFNCIALVGASLPLEALYADMAGTAEQIVADHVDEATLAQAVKATLQVLMGAGKEINEIISLMKDVDPFRSAWLDTNRIIESTLEMKEHK, from the coding sequence ATGCACGGATCGCCCCCCACGAGACGAGCTGATGCCACACCCCATGCAGCTTCTCTTGTCGAGGGTCTGAGGGACATTGGGTATTCACTGGAGACCGCTATATCCGACATCATCGACAACTCCATCACGGCGGGTGCTAATCGGGTTCGGATCATAACCGAAGTACATAACGAAGAACCCCTGATGGCGGTAGTGGATGACGGCAAAGGGATGACCGAAGACGAGCTCATTGCAGCAATGCGACCGGGAAGCCGTAATCCTCTTGCAGCCCGTGATGAGCCAGACCTTGGAAGGTTTGGACTTGGCTTGAAGAGTGCGAGTTTCTCGCAATGCCGACGTATGACAGTTGTGTCTCGGAAGGACGGCAGGACTTCCGCTGCCGTCTGGGATCTCGATGAAGTTGCGGAGCGGAACGAATGGGCGGTGCAACTACCTGATCACGTTGAAGAGATTCCAGGATTGGACCAGCTTGGCACCACGGGGACGTTGGTTCTGTGGCAAAAGCTTGATCGGTTGAGTGGGGGCCTTTCACATAACACCGCACGACGCTCAGAAATCATCAACCGGAGAATTGCCGAAACCGAACGACATTTGCGTCTGGTGTTTCACCGCTTTATGCAAGGCACGAAGTCACTCCGAATTTTCTTGAACGGCCGTCAGCTTCAGGCACTCGATCCTTTTGTAAAAAATCATCCAGCGACGATAGTCGATCCAGAAGAAAGGCTTGCTCTGGCGGGCGGTGTGGTCGAGATCCAAGGTTTCACTCTCCCTCACCACAAGCAGATGACCAAGTCAGAATGGGATGATATCGCCGGCCCTGAGGGGCATCTGAAATCGCAGGGCTTCTACCTCTACCGAGGTGGGCGCCTTATCGTATATGGAACTTGGTTCGGCCTCTGCCGGCAGTCCGAGCTGACCAAGCTTTCACGGGTAAGGATCGATATCCCTAACAGTATGGATGCTGACTGGAAGATTGACGTTAAGAAATCCTCTGCCCAGCTGCCGCCTGCCGTCCGTGACCGCCTCCGGCAGGTGATAGAGCGCATTCAGAGCGCGTCGAAGCGGACCTATATCAAGCGCGGTCAGAAGCTCGTCGACCAAGAGCGGCTCCCCATGTGGAATCGCATTCAGGCTAACGGGCAAATCCGGTATCGACCGAATATCGATCATCCCGCATTTTCGGATTTTGCCGATAACCTTTCACCTGCACTGCAGCGCGGGTTCTTCAACTGTATAGCCTTGGTAGGCGCTTCGTTACCCCTAGAAGCCCTCTATGCCGACATGGCTGGCACGGCCGAGCAGATAGTTGCTGATCATGTCGATGAAGCCACGCTGGCCCAAGCTGTTAAAGCTACGCTCCAGGTACTTATGGGAGCCGGGAAGGAGATCAACGAAATCATATCGCTGATGAAGGATGTCGACCCCTTCCGTTCGGCTTGGCTTGACACTAATCGCATCATCGAATCAACGTTAGAGATGAAGGAACACAAATGA
- a CDS encoding Z1 domain-containing protein, with the protein MTPFLSSLEGMATMYMASQQGPHTAQSIRDIIRQLRDTPMFAGKIEDDDAEKLARLIEEKHGISMGLGAVVDAEDFRPWLHDARIKGEVGDFYWSRYRKLLNLKGLPKSVIDGTYEVTDRILDRLGDPKNMTPWSRRGMVVGHVQSGKTANYTGLICKAADAGYRLIVVIAGIHNNLRNQTQARIDEGFIGRDTGRLAHADRAQRQKIIGVGQFDQREFPVALTNTLRDFNKATASTNTSQIGQYNVPVVLVIKKNSSTLRNLLEWLKEHSVHQGTQMVSQPMLLIDDEADNASINTAYSRDEVTRINGQIRELLSLFHRSCYVGYTATPFANIFIDPDTDDAALKQDLFPRHFIIGLDAPSNYFGAQKVFLDASSRHVRLIDDNEDILPMRHKINQSIDVLPDSLIRAVRSFIVARAIRNVRGQQASHASMLINASRFTDVQGRLRSKVADVVSLIREAVAVDGGKGRAALQNSQIAALHTVWKEEYADAEGAEWAAVQARLHEALVAARVVEVNASKRSQRLDYDQGGEHGVTVIAVGGFSLSRGLTLEGLTVSYFLRNSMMYDTLMQMGRWFGYRPGYEDLCRVWIPADGVGWYAHIHEAMDDLQAQLKRMELANATPEQFGLAVRSHPESLIVTARNKIGTGREFPMKVGLAGRLIETTRIRIDSVQLERNRKAGQDLAVAIMALGIVVDHSSKGTLYRSVPVDLVRDFLRVFRADAADPLTDPRLMSDYIDARADGELREWDVLFASAHNADAPDELADGLRMRAFTRSVGEPDMRQGVLAISGTSRRVGSPGDERVGLKEEQIDTVTAAFSDECNRLGKVVPKTLPPRIFCEVPGRQPLIILRFVAPTVLDKVLIEKLPRVVLAWSICFPPSNIQGGTVEYVVNTIRMREMFGEEEVEEEAHGDAE; encoded by the coding sequence ATGACTCCCTTCCTGAGCAGCCTTGAAGGCATGGCAACGATGTACATGGCGTCACAACAAGGGCCCCACACTGCGCAGTCAATCCGCGACATTATCCGGCAGTTGCGCGACACGCCGATGTTTGCGGGGAAGATCGAAGACGACGATGCGGAGAAGCTCGCTCGGCTCATTGAGGAGAAGCACGGCATTAGCATGGGCCTTGGCGCCGTAGTGGATGCGGAGGATTTCCGCCCGTGGCTGCATGATGCGCGTATCAAAGGCGAAGTTGGGGATTTCTACTGGAGCCGCTATCGGAAACTCCTCAACCTCAAAGGGCTGCCGAAATCAGTGATCGATGGAACTTACGAAGTGACCGATCGCATTCTAGACCGCCTCGGTGATCCGAAGAACATGACTCCGTGGAGCCGCCGTGGCATGGTCGTCGGGCATGTCCAGAGTGGCAAGACGGCGAACTACACTGGCTTGATATGCAAGGCTGCCGACGCAGGCTATCGTCTGATCGTAGTGATTGCCGGCATCCACAACAATCTGCGCAACCAGACGCAGGCCCGAATCGACGAAGGATTCATTGGTCGTGATACAGGGCGGCTTGCTCATGCCGACAGGGCTCAACGCCAGAAGATCATCGGTGTCGGCCAGTTCGACCAGCGCGAATTCCCGGTTGCACTGACCAATACCCTGCGCGACTTCAACAAGGCCACGGCCAGCACTAACACCAGCCAGATCGGGCAATACAATGTCCCGGTCGTGCTGGTGATCAAGAAAAATTCCAGTACTCTGAGAAACCTGCTGGAGTGGCTGAAGGAACACTCCGTTCATCAGGGCACGCAGATGGTCAGCCAGCCGATGCTTCTGATCGACGACGAGGCTGACAATGCCTCGATCAATACCGCATATTCCCGCGACGAGGTCACCCGTATCAACGGTCAGATCCGCGAACTGCTCTCACTTTTCCACCGCAGCTGTTACGTCGGATACACGGCCACACCCTTTGCCAACATCTTCATCGACCCTGATACCGATGACGCGGCACTGAAGCAGGATCTTTTCCCCCGTCATTTCATCATCGGCCTAGACGCGCCGTCGAACTATTTTGGCGCTCAGAAGGTTTTCCTCGATGCCAGCAGCAGGCACGTTCGCCTGATCGACGACAACGAGGACATTCTGCCGATGAGACACAAGATCAATCAATCGATCGATGTGTTGCCAGACAGCCTAATACGGGCTGTGCGTTCCTTCATCGTCGCGCGTGCTATCCGCAATGTACGAGGTCAACAGGCGTCGCATGCCTCAATGCTGATCAATGCCTCGCGCTTCACTGATGTCCAAGGACGACTCCGATCGAAGGTGGCCGATGTGGTCAGCCTGATTAGGGAGGCGGTTGCCGTTGACGGCGGCAAGGGCCGTGCCGCTTTGCAGAATTCGCAGATCGCGGCCCTCCATACGGTCTGGAAAGAAGAGTACGCAGACGCGGAGGGCGCCGAATGGGCTGCGGTTCAGGCCAGACTGCACGAGGCTCTGGTTGCGGCAAGAGTTGTCGAGGTCAATGCATCGAAACGGTCTCAACGACTCGACTATGACCAAGGTGGCGAACATGGCGTGACTGTCATTGCTGTCGGTGGCTTCTCCTTGTCGCGCGGGTTGACGTTAGAAGGGCTGACGGTCAGCTACTTTCTGCGGAACTCGATGATGTATGACACGCTTATGCAGATGGGACGATGGTTCGGCTACCGCCCCGGATATGAAGACCTCTGCCGCGTGTGGATACCTGCGGATGGCGTGGGCTGGTATGCACACATCCACGAGGCGATGGACGATCTACAGGCCCAGTTGAAGCGCATGGAGTTGGCGAATGCCACGCCGGAACAGTTTGGGCTGGCAGTTCGCAGCCACCCGGAATCACTCATAGTGACCGCACGAAACAAGATTGGAACCGGCCGAGAGTTCCCCATGAAGGTCGGTCTGGCAGGCAGACTTATCGAGACTACGCGGATTCGAATTGACAGCGTTCAGTTGGAGCGTAACCGGAAGGCCGGGCAGGACCTAGCGGTGGCCATAATGGCTCTTGGGATCGTGGTGGATCATTCTTCGAAGGGCACCCTTTATCGATCGGTTCCCGTCGATCTGGTGCGAGACTTCCTGCGGGTGTTCCGTGCCGATGCAGCCGATCCATTGACGGATCCGCGGCTCATGAGCGACTACATTGACGCCCGCGCTGATGGCGAGTTGAGGGAATGGGACGTCCTGTTTGCCAGCGCCCATAATGCAGATGCGCCGGATGAGCTGGCGGACGGCCTCAGGATGAGAGCCTTCACCCGATCGGTTGGCGAGCCCGATATGCGCCAAGGAGTGCTTGCGATCAGCGGCACAAGCAGGCGGGTAGGCTCGCCCGGTGACGAGCGCGTCGGCCTCAAGGAAGAACAGATCGATACCGTGACCGCGGCTTTTAGCGATGAATGCAACCGCTTGGGCAAGGTAGTCCCTAAAACACTTCCTCCGCGCATCTTCTGCGAGGTGCCTGGTCGCCAACCTCTCATCATCCTTAGATTCGTGGCTCCCACAGTCTTAGACAAAGTGCTGATCGAAAAGCTGCCACGAGTTGTCCTTGCCTGGAGCATCTGTTTTCCACCGTCCAACATACAGGGCGGCACCGTCGAGTACGTCGTGAATACCATTCGCATGCGCGAGATGTTTGGCGAAGAGGAAGTCGAAGAGGAGGCGCACGGTGATGCTGAATGA
- a CDS encoding PD-(D/E)XK motif protein, producing the protein MLNDTPWSGLEAGRVDTRRVSASARWNWFWAVMPRTDAALLLQLGSLPEPGPDLPKLRNIEVQFQTLMGGPILYIRLKDTSQLELFETLCRDVMASSELASTEPEALERVIGRTFRWHYLLRGGRPDVLSEEAQKGLIGEIEVLKLLMGSLGAKAALAAWTGPSGAPKDFELKVGCIEVKARREASQPFVSIANEHQLADVPGRHLWLGVLSVDRAQLPHGLTLADHIKEVTELLERTEPSARMDWDLHLADVGYDLMHDYSPWRWVVSHPEFHHVVDDFPRITAPVPLGVSNVNYTLSLSACAPFKTDWDAVRSTLVQEIQS; encoded by the coding sequence ATGCTGAATGACACACCATGGTCCGGTCTCGAGGCAGGCAGGGTCGACACGCGACGGGTTTCTGCCTCCGCACGGTGGAACTGGTTCTGGGCGGTGATGCCAAGGACCGATGCTGCGCTTCTTCTGCAATTAGGAAGTCTGCCGGAACCGGGGCCGGATCTCCCAAAGCTGAGGAACATTGAGGTTCAGTTCCAAACCCTCATGGGTGGGCCGATCCTCTACATACGCCTCAAAGACACGTCACAACTCGAGCTCTTCGAGACGCTCTGCCGCGACGTCATGGCCTCGAGCGAGCTTGCGAGCACCGAGCCCGAAGCGCTTGAACGAGTGATTGGACGGACCTTCCGTTGGCACTACCTACTGCGAGGCGGGAGACCTGACGTGCTTTCGGAGGAGGCACAGAAGGGCCTGATCGGCGAAATTGAAGTTCTAAAGCTACTGATGGGAAGCTTGGGTGCGAAGGCAGCTCTTGCAGCATGGACTGGTCCATCTGGAGCCCCGAAGGACTTCGAGCTCAAGGTTGGCTGCATAGAGGTCAAGGCAAGGCGCGAAGCCTCACAGCCATTCGTAAGCATTGCCAATGAGCATCAGCTTGCTGACGTTCCGGGTCGTCATCTCTGGCTGGGAGTATTGTCGGTTGACAGGGCCCAGCTACCCCATGGTCTAACACTTGCGGACCACATAAAGGAGGTAACGGAACTCCTCGAACGGACAGAGCCATCGGCAAGAATGGACTGGGATCTACACCTAGCCGATGTGGGCTACGATTTAATGCACGACTACTCCCCTTGGCGCTGGGTCGTGTCGCATCCAGAGTTTCATCACGTCGTGGATGACTTTCCCCGTATTACCGCTCCCGTCCCGCTTGGAGTTTCGAACGTGAACTACACGCTTTCGCTGTCAGCCTGCGCTCCCTTCAAGACGGACTGGGATGCTGTGCGTTCTACTCTGGTACAGGAGATCCAGTCATGA
- a CDS encoding AIPR family protein codes for MSEIQDYYRGLMADIRREADTSGVLMVEAFFDQMTARLTEAGEIETADRAFYNYGEGTQRIRIDGYAGDPRDSEGVLGLIVCDFVDGDEPLTFGKADIPPILNPLIRFLKKARTETFRDALNEVSPAFQVSDLIIATWSQITKVKLILISNRRYISRDDSVKLQDLDDIPVTWSVWDLARFERFDRSGQTREDILIDFSGDFGTPLSALKASQTGAALESYLLIIPGRLLAAIYDRWGSRLLEANVRTFLQARAKTNKGIQKTIREEPELFFPYNNGLSATAEYVQCSSTDSGLAISSISNLQIVNGAQTTGSIHAALRTAQEQLESVFVQMKLTVVPPDHSEEIVPKISEYANTQNKVNAADFFSNHPFHIQMEKCSRNVFFAAREGERHESKWFYERSRGQYINERGRRSGSNQKKFDLEFPKMQLFSKTDLAKYEQSAGGQPHIVSRGAQKNFAAFSKDIGENWSRHQSKYDELWYRRLIAKAIIFRKLENEIPKQIWYEGGYRANIVTYAMAKIFHDANRANEVLDLDIIAKRQLVSDELSAALLIAAKEAHIVITQPAAGMRNFSEWAKQQACWSELQSRKIVYAYGFERCLTSKETVKRNEHDAKELQREIAGIQDQTQVVKLGADFWRSVWEQGMATGKLTTKDEQILRLCAYMPRQVPSEKQSRHALMVLERLKAVCPGLRGC; via the coding sequence ATGAGCGAGATTCAGGACTATTATCGAGGTCTTATGGCCGACATCCGCCGTGAAGCAGATACAAGCGGAGTGCTCATGGTGGAAGCGTTCTTCGATCAGATGACTGCCCGCTTGACAGAGGCCGGTGAAATCGAGACGGCCGACCGTGCCTTCTATAACTACGGTGAGGGCACTCAAAGGATCAGGATCGACGGTTACGCCGGCGACCCGCGAGACAGCGAGGGAGTCCTTGGTCTGATCGTCTGCGACTTCGTCGACGGTGACGAGCCGCTGACATTTGGCAAGGCCGACATTCCGCCCATTCTCAACCCTCTTATCCGCTTTTTGAAGAAGGCTCGGACCGAGACTTTTCGCGATGCTCTGAATGAGGTGAGCCCTGCATTTCAGGTCTCCGACTTGATCATCGCGACGTGGTCTCAGATCACCAAGGTCAAGCTTATTCTGATCTCAAACCGCCGGTACATCAGCCGCGATGACTCTGTAAAATTACAGGACCTAGATGATATTCCGGTAACTTGGTCTGTCTGGGATCTGGCCCGGTTTGAGCGATTCGACCGTTCCGGCCAAACACGCGAAGATATACTCATCGACTTTTCGGGTGACTTCGGCACTCCGCTTTCAGCGCTCAAGGCGTCGCAGACCGGTGCAGCTCTGGAAAGCTATCTTCTGATCATCCCCGGTCGGCTGCTCGCCGCAATCTATGATCGTTGGGGCTCTCGCCTTCTTGAGGCCAATGTCCGCACCTTTCTTCAGGCCAGAGCCAAGACCAACAAGGGTATCCAGAAGACCATTAGGGAGGAGCCGGAACTCTTCTTTCCCTATAACAATGGCCTGTCGGCAACGGCCGAGTATGTGCAATGCTCCTCGACGGACTCCGGCTTGGCGATCTCCTCGATCAGCAATCTTCAGATCGTAAACGGCGCGCAGACAACAGGCTCGATTCATGCGGCACTTAGAACCGCTCAAGAGCAGTTGGAAAGCGTCTTCGTACAGATGAAGCTGACGGTCGTGCCTCCGGATCACTCTGAGGAAATTGTGCCGAAGATCTCGGAATACGCGAACACCCAGAACAAGGTAAACGCCGCTGACTTCTTCTCGAATCACCCGTTCCACATCCAGATGGAAAAGTGCTCGCGAAACGTTTTTTTTGCCGCTCGCGAAGGGGAACGACATGAGAGCAAATGGTTTTACGAGCGTTCTCGTGGCCAATATATCAACGAACGTGGGCGACGTTCGGGCAGTAATCAGAAAAAGTTCGACCTTGAGTTTCCCAAGATGCAGCTTTTCAGCAAGACCGATCTGGCCAAGTACGAACAATCTGCGGGAGGGCAGCCTCATATTGTTTCGCGTGGCGCACAGAAGAACTTCGCGGCATTTTCCAAGGATATAGGTGAAAACTGGTCACGGCATCAGTCAAAGTACGATGAACTTTGGTATCGCAGATTAATTGCAAAGGCAATCATCTTTCGAAAGCTCGAAAATGAGATCCCAAAACAAATCTGGTACGAAGGGGGGTATCGCGCGAATATTGTAACTTACGCTATGGCAAAGATTTTTCACGATGCGAACAGGGCAAATGAAGTGCTGGATCTCGATATTATCGCGAAACGGCAACTGGTCTCCGACGAGCTTTCCGCTGCTCTTCTCATTGCAGCAAAAGAAGCCCATATAGTCATTACTCAGCCTGCTGCGGGCATGCGCAACTTCTCGGAGTGGGCGAAGCAACAGGCCTGTTGGAGCGAGCTTCAGTCGCGAAAAATCGTCTACGCATATGGATTTGAGCGGTGTCTGACGTCTAAGGAAACCGTAAAGAGGAACGAACACGATGCGAAGGAGCTTCAGCGCGAGATTGCGGGGATCCAAGACCAAACACAGGTAGTGAAGCTGGGGGCGGACTTCTGGCGTAGTGTGTGGGAGCAAGGCATGGCCACGGGTAAGCTGACAACGAAGGACGAGCAGATCCTGAGGCTCTGTGCTTACATGCCGCGACAAGTTCCCTCCGAAAAGCAGTCCAGGCATGCGCTCATGGTTTTGGAGCGACTAAAAGCTGTCTGTCCTGGGCTGCGTGGATGCTGA
- a CDS encoding restriction endonuclease: MDLIARKDGETYLVQCKQWRSVQVGVPVVRELYGAMAAEGAVGGFVVTSGTFTQPARAFASGRNVQLVDGAVLKQWIAETKKPGPGPTVEVVAEQVEPVVAPIVEAPVVKEMVSRALPEVKEEPKAPACPFCKKSMVTKLARTGKNAGGHFWGCVDYPKCRGIRPIFAAMKVK; encoded by the coding sequence GTGGATCTCATCGCGCGTAAGGACGGCGAGACGTACCTGGTGCAGTGCAAGCAATGGCGTTCGGTGCAGGTGGGTGTGCCGGTGGTGCGTGAGTTGTATGGGGCGATGGCGGCTGAGGGCGCTGTCGGTGGTTTCGTGGTGACGAGTGGGACGTTCACCCAACCGGCGCGGGCGTTCGCGTCGGGGCGCAATGTGCAGTTGGTGGATGGCGCGGTGTTGAAGCAGTGGATTGCGGAGACGAAGAAACCGGGTCCGGGGCCGACGGTTGAGGTGGTTGCGGAGCAGGTTGAGCCGGTGGTTGCGCCGATAGTGGAAGCCCCCGTGGTGAAGGAGATGGTTTCGCGGGCATTGCCTGAAGTGAAGGAGGAGCCCAAGGCGCCAGCATGTCCGTTCTGTAAAAAATCGATGGTGACCAAGCTGGCGCGAACCGGGAAGAATGCGGGCGGGCACTTTTGGGGCTGTGTGGATTATCCAAAGTGCCGAGGGATTAGGCCGATTTTTGCGGCGATGAAGGTGAAGTGA
- a CDS encoding polyribonucleotide nucleotidyltransferase yields MLGGKYVFALPKDYVEGPMEEIDDKARAAGVTGSLYMNKPAKRVVIVTETPLPDAQNVPSNDTQTLDNIIAETLVQQQSSYKDFSKLGEKKIVRQGLDLRQLDISGSVEGGKVLSTTIAAVSGTRTAVVNVISLEKDVKAHEALVNSLTGGK; encoded by the coding sequence ATGCTCGGCGGCAAGTACGTCTTCGCGCTGCCTAAGGATTACGTCGAAGGGCCGATGGAAGAGATCGACGACAAGGCCCGCGCCGCTGGCGTCACCGGTTCGCTGTACATGAACAAACCTGCGAAACGCGTGGTGATCGTGACCGAGACACCGTTGCCGGATGCGCAGAACGTCCCTTCCAACGACACCCAGACGCTCGACAACATCATCGCCGAGACCCTCGTCCAGCAGCAGTCCAGCTACAAGGACTTCAGCAAACTGGGCGAGAAAAAGATCGTCCGCCAAGGCCTCGACCTGCGCCAGCTCGACATCTCCGGGAGCGTCGAAGGTGGCAAGGTGCTGAGCACGACGATTGCCGCCGTGTCAGGCACTCGCACTGCGGTAGTCAACGTGATTTCCCTGGAAAAAGACGTGAAGGCACACGAGGCGCTGGTGAACAGTTTGACGGGCGGCAAGTGA
- a CDS encoding DNA-binding protein: MTLDNLLGRALESIPTDVGNVERLVAAARRSLEDAQLPGMSCEGRFDMAYKSIMQAANAVLQANGFRTLTSKPGHHQTMIQTLPLTIGLERTRMITLDGLRKQRNLSDYSGDPVSESMAQDALGQAQALMNDITVWLKNSQ; this comes from the coding sequence ATGACACTGGATAACCTGCTTGGCAGGGCTTTGGAAAGCATTCCCACCGATGTTGGAAATGTAGAGCGACTCGTAGCGGCCGCGAGGAGAAGTCTTGAAGACGCGCAGCTTCCGGGAATGAGTTGTGAAGGGCGGTTCGACATGGCGTACAAGTCGATCATGCAAGCCGCCAACGCTGTCTTGCAGGCGAACGGCTTTCGCACGTTAACCAGTAAACCCGGGCATCACCAGACGATGATCCAGACATTACCGTTGACGATTGGTTTGGAGAGGACTCGGATGATTACCCTGGATGGGCTGCGTAAACAGCGCAATCTCAGCGATTACTCCGGCGATCCCGTTAGCGAATCGATGGCCCAAGACGCTCTAGGCCAAGCCCAAGCCCTCATGAATGACATAACAGTCTGGCTAAAAAATAGCCAATGA
- a CDS encoding nucleotidyltransferase domain-containing protein, with protein MINVLSTFLFSEYRRKVLALLLLHPETQYHLREIARLTDTLSGTLSRELSKMVEVGVLLKERVGNQVQYRANQQCPIFPELVSILRKTDGVAEALAQALAPLSDRIACAFVFGSMANGKATSESDIDLMVIGDVGFSELLTHLYSLQDSVGREINPKQYQQQEWFQLLTEQGGFVRDLMAKPKMFIIGSEDDLTHHKE; from the coding sequence GTGATTAACGTGTTGTCTACATTTCTGTTCTCTGAATACCGCAGAAAAGTGCTGGCACTGCTATTGCTGCACCCTGAGACGCAATATCACCTGCGAGAGATCGCAAGGCTGACTGACACCCTGTCAGGAACGCTCAGTCGCGAGCTGAGCAAAATGGTAGAGGTTGGGGTGCTGCTCAAGGAGCGTGTCGGCAACCAGGTGCAGTATCGGGCGAACCAGCAATGCCCTATTTTCCCCGAGCTCGTCAGTATCTTGCGCAAGACCGACGGTGTGGCCGAAGCCTTGGCTCAAGCGCTCGCTCCGTTGTCAGATCGAATTGCCTGCGCATTCGTGTTCGGCTCGATGGCGAACGGCAAAGCGACCTCCGAAAGTGACATTGATCTGATGGTAATCGGCGACGTCGGTTTCAGCGAGCTGCTGACCCACCTGTATTCATTGCAGGACAGCGTGGGGCGGGAGATCAATCCAAAGCAGTACCAACAGCAAGAGTGGTTCCAATTGTTAACAGAGCAAGGTGGTTTCGTGCGCGATCTGATGGCGAAGCCTAAGATGTTCATCATCGGTTCGGAGGACGATCTGACCCATCACAAGGAGTGA
- a CDS encoding LysE family translocator yields MPELANLIAFALISLGMVLTPGPNMMYVISRSISQGRKAGLISLGGVGIGFIFYMLCAAFGITGLVMAVPYAYDTLRIAGALYLLYLAWQAVKPGGRSPFQVKSLPQDSPRQLFLMGLMTNLFNPKVAVLYLSLLPQFITVGNGTSVLSQSLVLGSVQIGVSLTVNAMVAMAAGSIAVFLSTKPTWANVQRYLMGTVLFGFAVRMAVEGRR; encoded by the coding sequence ATGCCCGAACTCGCCAACCTCATTGCCTTTGCCCTCATCTCACTCGGAATGGTCCTGACACCGGGGCCGAACATGATGTACGTGATCTCGCGATCCATCTCACAAGGTCGCAAGGCCGGTCTGATCTCGCTAGGCGGCGTGGGCATCGGCTTCATCTTTTATATGCTCTGCGCGGCGTTCGGCATCACCGGATTGGTCATGGCGGTGCCTTACGCGTACGACACCTTGCGCATCGCTGGCGCCCTGTACCTGCTCTACCTCGCGTGGCAAGCCGTCAAACCGGGAGGCCGCTCGCCGTTCCAGGTCAAAAGCCTGCCACAGGACAGCCCCAGACAATTGTTCCTCATGGGCTTGATGACCAACCTGTTCAATCCGAAAGTCGCGGTGCTTTACCTGTCACTGCTGCCGCAGTTCATCACGGTCGGCAACGGCACCAGCGTCCTCAGCCAGTCGCTGGTGCTGGGCAGCGTGCAGATCGGCGTCAGCCTGACCGTGAACGCGATGGTCGCCATGGCCGCAGGCTCGATCGCGGTCTTCCTCTCCACCAAGCCGACCTGGGCCAATGTTCAGCGCTACCTGATGGGGACGGTGCTGTTTGGATTTGCGGTACGGATGGCGGTGGAGGGGCGCAGGTGA